Genomic window (Alligator mississippiensis isolate rAllMis1 chromosome 4, rAllMis1, whole genome shotgun sequence):
gtccctgttcccccgagcactaccaggagtgactagaaataccggtctcaagctggcagagggtagattcaagctagatatcaggaggcgctacttcactgtcagggcagctaggacctggaaccaacttccaagggaagtggtgctggctcctacccggggggtctttaagaggaggctggacgaacacctcaccagggtcgtttgaccccagcactttttcctgccatggcaggggtcggacttgatgatctgctcaggtcccttccgacccgaccaactatgaaacgatgaaacTATGCTCCATCCCCGCCTGCAGCCCCCGcatgcagccctgcaggctggagccagacgTGGGAGCTGCCGGGCTgagggctggggactggggcaggaTGCGGGAGACCCCAGCCAGTGCAGACCCGCTTCCTCTGCTTGCAGATGTGCCATGTGAGCCTCCGCAGCCAGCTGCGCTCCTGGAGGATGAGGGAGTCTTCACCTACCTCTTCCAGCCATCACCGCACACGCTGACCCGCACGGTGacctctgcccagctctggtTCTACACAGGCCCCTCCGCTGCCCCCAACCGCTCGACCACGGGCGCCGACGTGCTGATCCTGTCGCCGCAGGGCCAGGTGGCCgtgggggctgcagtggtgccGGCATCCGAGCACTGGACCGTGTTCCAGTTCGCACCCCCGTTCCTGCGCTACGTCTCGCAGCGGCTCTTTGTGCTGCTGGTGCGCTGCCCACACTGCCCCTGCGTGGCCGACGCCGACAAGATGCCCTTCCTCGTGGCCACCACCCGGCCCCAGGGGGCTGACCGAGCCCGGCGCTCCTCGGTCCCCTGGTCTCCCGCTGCCCTCAACCTGCTGCAGCGCCCGTCGGAGGACGTGGCCGCCCATGCCAACTGCCACCGCGCCGCCCTTAACATCTCATtcgaggagctgggctgggacaaGTGGATTGTGcaccccagctccttcctcttccaCTACTGCCACGGCAGCTGCTCCGACGCCCACGCCCTCACCCACAAGCTGGGCTTCCGCCTCTGCTGCGCCGCCCTGCCAGGCACCATGCGGCCCCTGCGCGTGCGCACCACCTCCGATGGCGGCTATTCCTTCAAGTACGAGACCGTGCCCAACATCCTGGCCCAGGACTGCGCCTGCATCTAGCGCTGCGCAGGCCTGCCggctccctgggccctgccacgTGGAGCCACGGCGCAGGCACCTCGTCACCGCCTGACGACCTCAAGCAACACCCGTACCTAGCTAGCACCATATCCTCCTTGCCGCACAGCTCGGCCGGCAGCTCCCTCGATCCACTCCTTGGCTGTGGACGTGGCTCCCCGCTTCTGGCCACCTTGCCTGCCTCTCGTCCACGCATCGGTCTGTCCCTCCAGATACACTCGTGGCAGTGAGCTCCCACTGGCACTGGGCAGGTCGGAGCCTGACTCTGCTCCAGCCTGGACTGGGGGATGCCTGAGCTTGACGGGACAGGCCAGAAACACCAGTAATGGGGCAGTGTCAGCCCCACCACTCCCAGCTCTGACACCCCCCGCCTTAGCCCCAGCAGTGCCAGCACCCCCGGCCCCCGGCCCTGTGCAGAGCAGCAAGGGTTTCACCTCGCTCAGCACTGGTGCCAAGCTGGGCACCGGGCAGGTGGTATCCCGCGGCCCTGCCGGGCTCTGCTGTGCGGAGGGACTGGCTCCGAGCTGAGATGGGCCCGGGTGCTCTGAGCAGGGTCCCACGCAGGCCAGCCCAGGGTGGTGATCTCTGCCAGgggagccccccagcccagccccacacgtTGCTGCCTCAGcagagctgcaggaagcaggagtCAGCAAGGAAGTCACAGGCGTGCACACAAGGGAAGCAGACAGGCGCTGGCCGGGGGGGCCAGTCCAGCCCCGCTAGCAGCCCTGTGGGGCACAGCTCAGGGCCAACCCATCTGGGGCACAGCAGGACCCTCAGCAACACAGGCACCCCTTGGTCCCCGCAGGGGGGTGGGCTCCCCACAGGAGAATCATCTCCCCCTGCAGAAAAGGGGGCCAGAGCCAGGCCCAGGTAAAAGGGGGCGGTGGCGCTGGAAGGCCGCAGGGAGTGGCAGAGCGCGCCGGCACGGGGGGAGCGGGGGCCGGGTGCACCACGGGCAGGGGAGCAGAACCTGTTCCACAGGCGCCTGCTTACGCGCAGAGCAAATAAACCCGTTTTTTTTAGCAAAAGCAGCTGGACTGCAAGCTCCAACCAGCGGCAGCCACGGTgcagcctggccactgctgcctggccacgtTGCCGATGCCAGCCGCACCCGCGCAGGGCCTGctcgccgggggggggggggggaaggggcccaggcagcagagaggggctCCAGGCCGAGGGGCCCCAGATGCGGTGCTGGCTCCAGGAGGGGCAAGGAGGGTGGTGCGGAggcccagctctggcccagcccTCGTGCCCaactctgttccctccccaggctCAGGGTGCTCTCGCTCAGATTGCAG
Coding sequences:
- the INHA gene encoding inhibin alpha chain, with the protein product MPPCPSRSPARGEPHTQAASAPVMLLLLLHLLLGLLAPPALPGCSEAELDRQLVLAKIRAQVLEHLSPAAPGGRAQKERREVRRRHALGTLPLWQRDQEDTSQVILFPSTDVPCEPPQPAALLEDEGVFTYLFQPSPHTLTRTVTSAQLWFYTGPSAAPNRSTTGADVLILSPQGQVAVGAAVVPASEHWTVFQFAPPFLRYVSQRLFVLLVRCPHCPCVADADKMPFLVATTRPQGADRARRSSVPWSPAALNLLQRPSEDVAAHANCHRAALNISFEELGWDKWIVHPSSFLFHYCHGSCSDAHALTHKLGFRLCCAALPGTMRPLRVRTTSDGGYSFKYETVPNILAQDCACI